The nucleotide sequence CATGGGTGTTACTAAATACACTGTGACTAATACCAGTGATGATATGCATGTAAGTCTACCATCCAAAATTTGTaagcagtacatgtatgtcttggCAAGATGTCCATACCATCAATGAACAAATGTTTCTTGCACTTGGATTTGGTAAATAAATTAGACAATTATTTGGCTGATTCACATAACTCTCATTCTAaacgcatgtacacacacacacacacacacacacacacacacacacacacacacacacacacacacacacacacacaaataaacactcatacatacacagacaacccccccccccccccccccaccccaccaccaccactacacacacacacacagaaccaACACTTCAAATTACTTACAGCTGAATGGTTCTTGGTTGTCATGGTTTTTTGAGGTTTTACATTTTGTGGTGCTGCTTTCACTTTGTTAACCGCCATCTCCTGCACAGGACTTCTAGTGCCTTTCCTTGGCATATTCCGTCTACTGTGTATTGTACTATCAGCTCCTACCAACTCTGCTGGGATCACAGGTTCTTGGGCACATCCCCACTTCTTTCGTTCCCTTTTATAGTGGGGATCACCTGGTTTTCCCCACCTTCTCCTTCCATCTATATcgtcctcatcatcatcataatcactTGAATCATAATCATCTGATGTGACTTGATGtttagcgccctcagtggcaaaaacatcatcaccatcaccatcctTGGTGTTACGTGATGTTGGTGTCTTTGACACAGTATTAAGCTGTCTTTTCATTTGATCAAAGTTATCAAGTTCATTAGGAGAAACTCCACCATCTTGTTTATTCAGggaatgtatataaatatgtccTGCCTTTGTCTTTGTGTCTGGTTCCGTTCCCGTCAGCTGTCCTTTCTGTTCagattttttcttttttacttgTTTTGCTTCAAGTGCTATATTTTTAGCAGCCTCTTTTTGTGCTTTAGCTTTTTCTTTTTCCCTCCTACAAAAAAAAGGTAACTGTCtaataattttacataaaaGACGTACAAATGAGTGACAAactaacaaatatatattttgatcatTATGCAAAGTCACTGTGTTACTTTTTTTGTTACGTATGtatcagagattacttgcaccggtgtgcacacatacaattggtatttgcactgcagtggaatactgaaaacattactgcatacctgcatgcaaatgatatgcaaatgaggacatgattGTTCGTTCTACACGAAAGTGACCGTATGgagtcatttttatggaaatttgttggataaacatatgtaataataacagaaccccatgtcaCATGAGTGCCAATGTGGGTACTCAGCAATATTTGCATTCATGTCCTGAGTATTTTCTGTTGTAAGTGAGTGAAAGTACGGCCACAGAGGACACTGCAAGCATTAATGCAAATATCCCAAGTACGCCACCCTTGCACTagtgcatcatggggttctgtcatattatcaaCTATGGCATATATGAAGCGAATACAAATAAACGGACAACAATAACTGCCACCATTTCTACCCTGATAACTACAAAGATGTctaatatattttgttcataagTTGTCATTTTGCAGCAATAAAACATGAACAACAATGACAAAGATCACTTTTAGTGTACGTAGACTTTTGAATAAAGAGAGACATCTTGTCCTCGACAAAATCAATTCTGGtattagaaaataaaaatacaagaGTTTTTGTCACTTACTCATACTTAAATTTTGATGGTGATTGGAAATATTCCTGGACTTGTTTTCCATCAAAATTGATACCAAAATCCTTGGGATATTCCTGCATTGCCATTTCCAGAACTGGTAAAGCATAGTCACGAATGTAATCAATCATTTCCAGGGACGCCACCATCATCTTGTCAAACTCTTGCGCATTGAAGCCTGAAAAggcaaaaaaacccacaatttttaaaatttcaaaatatatttctgtTATTTGTAATATTCTTACAATTTTGGGGAAAAGATAATTTACCAAACTCATGATTATAACATTTAGAACTTGCAACTGTGTGGACAGAGGGTGATATCTACTTCGTTAGGTGTTCTCCTTAAGCAATGCAACAAGGATGTTGGAACCTCGTCAGTGACTTCCTGATAAGATGTATAATCACTGACACTTCATTTTAACTCAAAACGGTATCAACATAGCCTGATCAAATCCTAGAAAGGAATCCTGGTCCCTTAACTACAGAAGACACTACTTGTCTCTGTTCTCTCTTGTAAAAAAAGAATACTATAGAAAACACTGTCACAAAACTGAAAGGGTCCCTTTGTTGTTGTGTGGATGATTACATACATGCCATTCCCATTCttgtacacatactatatgTGTATTTTCTACTTTCCGAGCTGAATCAAGCACGTAAAATTACTTGTAATTCACATGTGACGTTTGAAAATTTGATATGACATTTCTACTGACAATCTTGAATaccatttgaacaattttcagtcatttgaaattgtttctAACAGCCTGGCTACAAAGTCATTACCATTCGATGTACAGTACCTTTATTTAGTCTAAAGGCTAACACAGTTTCAACTTTTTCACACATTTACTTCTACCGTCCATATTTTAGATTTTAGTAAGTCACGATCACAGACACTTTTTTTTAGTAAGACAGCAAGAAAATCTCTAAAAGAAGACTTGTCTAAACACATATAGACTCAGTATTGTCATATTCTTACCTTCTGATTCAGGGGTCATGGCTGTCACCTCAGATGTGGTATCTACAACGTTAGCTAATAGACGACAGGCTGGTCTCAACACATTGGGTTTGTCTAAATGTCTCTCCATAGCATTAACTACTAACTCTATTGCACACTGTCGGACGGCACCCTAGAAGTAAACCCAAAGTTCATTAATAGATAAAACCAAATCACCAGAATGGTGTCAAAACTTATGTTTGTTGAAGACACTAACTTTACTATGTTAGTTACTGTTACTGTAATGATTTTGGACATGTCTATGATGTCAATGGTTCTGGGTGATTCAATGTATGTGTTTGCAGTGTTCAGAATTgccaaaaataattatatttggttccataatgaatattcatgattccatTCATGCGTTTTCCCTTCAGTGTACACtgtctctcatgaatattcattgttcaaccatgaataacTATTTCTGCTGCCGCAATAGCCCATAACACATGATCAACTTGATGTtcctctgaaatcacaagtaactATAGGTAATTAGaggtaaaatcatgaaatgaatctcCAAACCCTGTACCTTATAAAAATTGcttctatttcctggagtggtattcccctttaagAATAACCTTTTTTTGCATGAACTATCTGTGACCCCTTGCTTGAAAACAAGAACATCATTCCAAAAATCCCAGCATTCCAGTGTCAGTTCAGAATAATACCTACCTTTAATTTAGGAGTAGGTTTATACTTGGCTAGCTGTGCCAGTACACTACATGTGTTTTCTTGAATTTCTTCACTTTGCAAATGAGCTGCCATGGTACCTAGTAGTACTGCCCCTGCCTTGTACCCTAATAACATATCATGATTCTCCATCAGTAGACTCAGCTTTGCAAGGAGACCTGTCCACAGTATGTTGTGTTCGACTGGATCCTAGAACCAGGAAAATAGTTGTCATGACATTTTTCTTCCTCACAGCCATTAAATAAAGTCCATCTGAATGAATGCATTCATTAGCACAAAACAATCttacatttgataatttaaggCATGTCACCTGTATTATGACAAGTAAAAACCCCTCTTTTATTGTGTTCACATTACAATATATACTGTCAGACATTGCAATATCCTTAAGAAGAGTTGACAAAGAAGCATAgtattgttacagtattatACATTGTCAATGcagtttttgttaagggtactGATCGTAGTcctggtaggtaggtaagtcaAAATTGCCCGATTCCCAACATATTTTGGAGAAGTACCCACTAAACTCTAGCATATTGAGAATGTTATGattaagcccccccccccccccccacacacacacacacagacagacacacgtacCTTTACTTGAGgatttaagttttaatacaattcagtacaaaCAGTAACAAAAGCACAaatttgtcaactatttttccCGACACAGCTAGATCTCTGCATGACTATCACAAAATCAAACAGCTTCCCACTTTTATCAAAttctgaataaatattcaaGGGCCCAGAAATATCTCTGTTTTGGGTAAGGGACAGCCACAACTACAAAACAGAACAGCCTTAGGATCTAGGACTTTGGATAGAGATTGGAAAATCTTACCAGTGAATATCTAAGGAGATCAAGTAGTAGTTTAATTAATGGTTTATGACATAATGGTTCGGCTGGTTCTGGTGGTGGACTCTCTCCTCCAGCATCTTTATCTTTCTCTGCAAGTTCCATTCCCCTATCCTTCATAATTCTCTTGTTTTCCTCCCCAAAATCCCTCAGAAAATCCACAATGATACATTCATTGGTCTCTGCTACTTCCTGGGAGTCAAATAAGGAGAAGAAACAAGtaaatataatgtacattttgtcaACTGATATGAAACTAAAGACAGTACACTTTGAAAAAGCAATACAAACAGTAAATTTTCTATATATAGAAGAAtgtaatatatactagtattacagaccTATCGGTAGTATTGGCATTTACacttaaaggggaacgccactcccAAAAATAAAGGTACTTTCATACACTTTGGGTTCTGGACTCCTAAGCCTATTTCCTTCAGATATATAGTTAttaaagaaatgctctgtttgtgaacaagtgtcatcaccaccaccatgacTGCAGTTGACATTGGCAGCctagacacttgcttattcttgccatagagggcactgtttcaCAAAATATGATGGGTGGgccaaaataacaatatttttttattttgatgtcgaagctgaaaatttgggttggtcgggtaatgagaaacagaaaaaatatagaGCTGCCCTGCTACCAAGGAATTTGAGTCATCTATGCATCAATAAAATCAAAgcatgtaaaaaatgtaatgaTAGTAAATGACTGTCAAAACACAGGCTGGGTCTATGCTTAAAGATGATATATACATCACTGGTATTttacaataaaatgatattagTGTCTGTTCACATTttgattatgaaatataatattagtaatTTTATGTAATAAGATTTATCATGTCTGGCTATAATATCAACCAGTTGTGCTGTTATAACTTCATCTATATATTCTACATATCATTCACACTACATTTTATCTCTGGAATATTTTCAGTCATCATGTACTaagtttcaaaatttgaataattactaAATGTGTCTGGCATTTGGTGTTTTTAATACTACTGTTTTATAaactatgtgtctgtctctgatAGTTGTGTCATATATCATAGCTGAAATTCCAAAGCACCTCAGATTGAACTGTTAACAAAAAATGACTGTGTATAGTAATATGACTTATCAATGATTAGATCATGACCTCTATTGACCTCCTGACCCCACTATGACCTCACACAAACCATCAGGGAATGTGTACATGCAATTCTCAGTTGGAAACCCTTCtacaaatagttttttttaccaatcaGCAAGTAGTCTGATGTCTGACACCAATACATACTTATTTAGTATATGGTGTTAATTTTTattaaaggccaaggtccaaacaggctatgtgcccatgctacggaagtaggtttgcgcatgtgcaacggaatacgtttgtttatctgggaggagcatttggtaaatccgaccaaggtagtttatcaacatattagtggctgttcacacatattggttacatgttgttcttgcctaatccgaagattcccttgttatatttattttttcaagtctagttgcagtgtttctgctacgttttttttcggtgcgtacgtacgtacgtacggccagacacccagtctggggtaaacacgtatttctataagcttatacatacaaattataaccagaaaaattatattttgagggacctgttctaacacgatccaaacactattacacaatgacaatttgtatcattgaaattgtaaactgaaattcttgggtacgaacaaacttacttacttgtatcatttgtacaagttgcacacgtacacactGGCGTCGGCATTTGGTCGATCGTTACCACACCAAAATCATTAGATAGATGAGAATGTTTTTTACAGATTACAATTTAAATTAGAATTTAAATTTTGGGTAGCAACACACGATTGTATTTAGTCCTTAATCATAGACACTGGAGAGACCATTGTCTGTGATTTAACTAGAATACAAATTTAGACAATCTATATCGCAGTCATTGGACAATTAGCAAGTACAGCCACTATGTAAATTCCTACATTCAAAAATAGATTACCACAAAAACTAGTAAGAAATTAACTTACAATTTTGTATGCAAAGAGAAGGAAAAAATTAGCAaatttataaatgtgtgtgcttacacatacatacatacatacatacatacatacatacatacatacatacatacatacatacatacatacatacatacatacatacgtacatacgtacgtacatacatacatacatacatacatacatacatacatacatacagatagatagacagacagacacagacaggcagacagacagacagacagacagacagacaggcaggcagagacatacacatatgcatacatactgggtacacattcacacacacatcaacAGAAACACACATAAACTCAAATGCCAGATGTATATAAATCCTCTTTTTTTGCCACCTCTGATAATTAATTACATTGCATGTATTATAACAAATACAATTATCTAGTCCAAACAACCTGTTACATTTACTATTTACTTTTACAATTAATAATAAATTGTTTTGGTGGCCTTGAGCAATTACAGGTAACATATGTCATCCAACCTATTCACCTCTCAAACTATGGAACACACCATTTAAAAAGAGGGATGTTGGGACACACCATTCCAGCTCAAACAGATATATTTAAAAGTTGCATTGTCATCAAAAGTTTTTTTCTCAACAAACTCATAGTTCACAACTTTTACAGTATAACTTTGTTAATATTTCGGGACTGTTCCATCTTGCAGTTATTCAATGGATATTTAACAGCCCCTAAAACAAAATGGAATGGTTCTACCAGCTGATTGATAGACAATGTGCAAAATATATCAGAATTTCTACTGAAATGtctgaaaatgtaaaattgtgGAAACGAACACATCATTCtatattgaaaattaatttataaaCTAGTCATTGTATGcaattaaacttttttttttgtcattacaCAAGATAAACCGGTAATACTAAATACTAACATCTTATCTCCCAGAATTCTGTAACTGTTGACAAGCTAAAACCTGACAACTCAGTCTACTCAAAGACATACCTGGAGTGCTCTGAAGACCTGGTCCACTATCAGAGGTGAGATGTCCATGTCTGTTAACATCAACAACTGTCTACTCATATAAGATGATGCCAAGTGGGCAACCTGAAGTGGGTGCGGAAATAGATCACATGTATTTTAAAGTTTCAACTATAACTGAAAGGTTACATCTTTAACTATCAATCAATCTGAAAAAGGAAGAAAAACTTTCTAAGTCTAGAGGATGGCAAAATTATTAAGTGTTTTTAGAAAGAATTTTGAACTGATATCTGGCCACTATCAGTACAGATTTTACTGATACTGTTCTGAACACaagctatatacatgtagcatacaTACAGCtggattttaatattttatatttttgtaaacttgCCCTGAATATATGCACTACAAGTTGAATATAAACATCGTCAGTTggattgctacattttatacatactacatataacATACAAACAGGCAAAAATTCTTAATTTTATGGGCAGTAGAAATTATCCTGTTTTTTTTGCTAGACATGTTTTCATACTCTGCAAGGAAGATACAACTGGTGCACAGCATATAATGTATGGCATATACATATTCAACAAGAGTGATCCCAGATAAAGACTATGAGTCTATGAGAAGCAAATTAGACATAGTTCATATTTCTACTATTAACAACAACTGATAATAACCTACTTGTGCTGGTGTCTGCAACTGTTGTATCAAGTCAGTCTCAATATTAGGTTGAACTATGACACACCAGTCATCAGACAATTCCCCAAAGCTTGTCCTTTTGCCattactattactgtctgtcGTCCCCATCTCATTCCTAATAGGTTTGGTCTGTAGTCGTTTAGGTTTAGGGGGAGGACCAACTGTTGCCTGCACATCGGTGTCATCGGATACACTGTTTCTATTACTTCTGCTTCTGAGAGAGAAAAAAGGATAAAAAATATCACGTCAATTTAGAAATTTTGTTCATTTGCTTTTGTGCCAAAATATAAATGAGAGCACAATGGCAGTCTTTCATTACATgacaatgaaattattttcattgaatgaaaaaatgaatactTTTGTTTTAGTTTAGGATCTGTAATGTAAAGACTGCcttacaacaaaatatatacccTCAGTTATGTGATGTATTTTGGGAATCCATCCTTTCAAATTACATAACACTGTTACTGAGTACATGACACAAAGCCAACTATTTCTATGTATTATTTACTTATCTACATTGGCATGTCAAACAATTCTATTTTATGAATCTGACAAAAATTGGATTACATAGATGTACTGTCATTCTCTATCGTGATGAGTTCATTGCTTTGAAAATCTTACATAAAACCTGTTCTGGATTCAAACACAGAATTGTCTCTgagagtgtacatgtatatcgtaCACATTTTCTTGACTAGTAAAATACTTGGGGACAATCGTCAGACAAgttcaaaaaacaaattttgcCAACGTTGGGGGGTCTGCTGTCAAAGTGATTGCTAAACTTCATTTTCAGATTTCTAACCAATcttcaatgataacaagttCTCTGTACTGTATTTACTACTTACATGTTGATAAGATGATTACAATTTACTGCTtcaatgtgatatacatgtactgcgCTGAGTTGCcaattgtattttaatgtgtttaccatgttttttaCATtatcgatcatagtggtgtgactgccaCAATTTTTGCCATGGTTTACATAATGTACGAGTCAATGTTgtacttgtgaatgttcatttagggggaggaaCTTTTGGCAAAAACGAGCAAAGTATGTTTATTCAAAAagcttgtgtgatattgtgtgaTAGTGCCATACCTTGTTGCCTCATATCTGAATAAGCTTGTCTTTCCCAACCTGACAGTGCTACCTGTGTAATAAAACAAACCAATCTTGTCACGTTAGTTTACATGGTTTCAGCTGTTCTGTAtctttaaaggggaacaccattcccagaaatagagacattttcataaactatgggttctgtagagtcatttcatgattttacatcacttacaattacttgtgatttcagagaaacatcgaGTTGATCATATGCCTTTGATGGGTATCTTTGCTATTGGCCAATGCattatgggagtcagcagaaatatttATGGTtgtatattcatgactcctaagtgtctaatcccttcagtgtaaaacatctctcatgcaCTCTGGCCATcatatcaattacatgtaagtacatCTCTACTTCATCTTTATCCAAGATAAATGGGATATTATTGGGTGATGGTTGTCACAAGTACACAATCGTCAAAATAGTCATACATTGTTTCTAAAAGCTTGCCAACTAGTTGAATCTGTGATGCTCCTCCTGTCACctgtcaactattttttttttttttagaaataatgAAGGGGTGTAGAGTAGGTGACTCACAAGACTATAAATCTAGTAGAACGACTTATGTTTTTATGATTTATTGTCCAGTTTTTTAAGAcatttaaaaattgtttgcttGACTGATGCAATCCACTAGTGCAAACCCTAAGACAATGTTTAGGTTGAAACATTAGAATTTAGGGAAACGAAGGgtgtggggggtgggtgggtaattggcaattttgaaataaatgtaacgATACTTATGGAATGCAACACTGGTATCATGGTACACCTGGTATGGTGTACTTATTGTGTCATGGAATACTTCTTATGTTAGGGAACACAAAttaaatgcacacacacacacacacacctgggGTCAGATTTTACCTGTATTGACTTTACTAAACAAGGCACtgctacatgtatctataaccAAAGATCAAACTTCACAGTTCACAAGATCAATAACTATTACTTTCAAGAAATTTGAATGGATTTtactaaaaatacacattttctcATGAACATTCTTCTACACATCATTGTATGTTATAAATATATTCTATCATTAGGTAAATCATGTTGTCTGTATGTATAACAACAAAACATACCTGCCATTTTGATCAACATGTAACTGAATATGTTGTAAATTTATGACCAAAGATGATGTACTCGGAAAATACTGCACTACtttttattgtgttttaaaGTGCCCATGATTGGGTATTTAGATTTTTAAATTATATGGGTAGTAACTCTCAAGATACTAGTaccttttaaaatattaatacttGATTATTCTCAAGTACGACATCGCAAatacgtacattgtatagtagtagtagagtACATACttcatacatattcatgtacCCTATACATGACTAGTTATATGCTGGTATTCAAATAACTAGGTAACATATGTACTTGTAACAATGCTGACAGCAAAATCATTTTTATTGCTTTAATTTTCTATTCATGATGTGCCCTCCATAATCACGACCacactgattttttttacaatttctaCAAGACCTTGAATTATCAAACTTTCAAAGCCAAAATACCCACATGCCGagctcttttttttttatctcagaTTTTGAACCTACCATGCAGAAGCTGTGTTTTCTCATCCACTTCGGCATCATTAATCAAACAGGAAGTAAGAATGGAAAATGGGAATAAATTAACTTCTTTTTCCTGACGTACAATCTCACAACACAGTCCTTTGCAGTCCTCGTCTGGTAATGTGATGTCATATTCACCTCCCCATCCTAAGGTTCAGAAACATAGATAATTCATTAGTTCATTtatggtgatgacatcacaatatgtaaattagttgcaaaccttaatttgcataatggaAGACATATCTTGCATAATCCAAGTAGGGGTTCAAAATCCATgtcacagactactaaacattggaCATACTATTATTACTAGAGAAATGTTATTCCCAAACAGGTTACAAAGGTACATTGtctaatattaataaaaaacaGCGAAGTTACCTTATTGGGATCTAGTTTTTTTACGCTGAGTGATGATGTCTGAGTGATTCGGATGAAAGTGACATAGTTGCTTCAAAATCTAGATTCCAATATTAGTAACTTCACTATTATTACTACATAAAATGGAGccaagtatcaatttctattctactattGTCCTATCTTACACTTTCATATTGAAGAACTGTAATAtttatactacaatgtataattcataaataaattgACTTTTTTGTC is from Glandiceps talaboti chromosome 1, keGlaTala1.1, whole genome shotgun sequence and encodes:
- the LOC144438770 gene encoding uncharacterized protein LOC144438770, translating into MSSAPDDDGPYLLDLKSKKIHCLTKRTFKIGWGGEYDITLPDEDCKGLCCEIVRQEKEVNLFPFSILTSCLINDAEVDEKTQLLHGSTVRLGKTSLFRYEATRSRSNRNSVSDDTDVQATVGPPPKPKRLQTKPIRNEMGTTDSNSNGKRTSFGELSDDWCVIVQPNIETDLIQQLQTPAQVAHLASSYMSRQLLMLTDMDISPLIVDQVFRALQEVAETNECIIVDFLRDFGEENKRIMKDRGMELAEKDKDAGGESPPPEPAEPLCHKPLIKLLLDLLRYSLDPVEHNILWTGLLAKLSLLMENHDMLLGYKAGAVLLGTMAAHLQSEEIQENTCSVLAQLAKYKPTPKLKGAVRQCAIELVVNAMERHLDKPNVLRPACRLLANVVDTTSEVTAMTPESEGFNAQEFDKMMVASLEMIDYIRDYALPVLEMAMQEYPKDFGINFDGKQVQEYFQSPSKFKYEREKEKAKAQKEAAKNIALEAKQVKKKKSEQKGQLTGTEPDTKTKAGHIYIHSLNKQDGGVSPNELDNFDQMKRQLNTVSKTPTSRNTKDGDGDDVFATEGAKHQVTSDDYDSSDYDDDEDDIDGRRRWGKPGDPHYKRERKKWGCAQEPVIPAELVGADSTIHSRRNMPRKGTRSPVQEMAVNKVKAAPQNVKPQKTMTTKNHSAIINFLGTLWLSGNQVQAVESLTKATEEILQARNKQKASKRDSNTTPDNCIIQTDPTVCANALNVFVSHKSKWTLTAAARVLPLTETLFANKILMRPAAEVVTLVLSLYGQDILKHSAAVEEGWPSPFNRDNREDLDVCFSELSKVHDQVDDAISRVSDSGIESEELIKRLQALQNELLSYNAFISLA